In a single window of the Anaerocolumna cellulosilytica genome:
- a CDS encoding LytR/AlgR family response regulator transcription factor: protein MFRIAVCDDECTVCSQVESIILENRSLFYEKVEVDVFYSGEELCRFLKNEHVFDMVILDIELKQIDGIEVGRILREDMHNDIVQIVYISSKKGYAMDLFKHRPLNFLLKPIEEEELIRTISKCMELVLKENQFYEFNIGKTFYKIPFKQIMYFESDAKKIRIIKADSTTKEYYGKISELKEELHQKDFVQIHKSYLVNYLFVAEYQYDTLLLTNGQKLSISQTYRKEVREYLLKRRTIRR, encoded by the coding sequence GTGTTCCGAATTGCAGTATGTGATGATGAATGTACTGTTTGCTCTCAAGTAGAAAGCATTATATTAGAAAACCGGAGTCTGTTTTATGAAAAAGTAGAAGTGGATGTGTTTTATTCCGGAGAAGAATTATGCCGTTTTCTTAAGAATGAGCATGTGTTTGACATGGTGATACTGGATATTGAATTAAAACAAATTGACGGTATTGAAGTGGGAAGAATCCTTAGGGAAGATATGCATAATGATATTGTTCAGATTGTGTATATTTCCTCAAAAAAGGGATATGCTATGGACTTATTTAAACACAGACCCTTGAACTTTCTATTAAAACCCATAGAGGAAGAAGAATTAATAAGAACAATAAGCAAGTGTATGGAATTAGTATTAAAGGAAAATCAATTTTATGAATTTAACATTGGTAAAACCTTTTATAAAATTCCATTTAAGCAGATTATGTATTTTGAAAGTGATGCTAAAAAGATTCGTATTATTAAGGCAGATAGCACGACAAAAGAATATTATGGAAAAATATCCGAGCTTAAGGAAGAATTACACCAAAAGGATTTTGTACAGATACATAAGTCATATCTGGTTAATTACCTGTTTGTAGCAGAATACCAATACGATACACTGCTCTTAACAAATGGGCAAAAGCTTTCCATAAGCCAGACATATCGAAAAGAAGTTAGAGAGTATTTGCTTAAGAGAAGAACAATCAGGAGATAG
- a CDS encoding sensor histidine kinase gives MVNIHTEHILYLLSNLFRIYVVYRFLQIFFDRTYVDKRMEIGALVIYYSINSYAFIIFKSPLINLCSNLISFFLLTFLYQGELFTRLISTALIYAVNMVLDSIVYLVLKGVGGFETVAINSILSNILLYLFVLVLGRLMSDNENMGLRTSHWTAFFAIPVGSIVVVVTIFLVDLAFVPLLIIISYLLGVNVLSFYLYDIVVKYYSKQYENELLYRQNHAYQNEFELIRESQENLSMLWHDMKNHNYKIRSLVLKDKKAEVLDYLNTILEHVNLHSEYVYSGNTEVDSILNYKLQEAKRAGTLIMANINIPNQIRITAFDINVILGNLLDNALEALKLCKKKELKLDIDYERGVLYLSICNTYTGKVLKKDDYLLTTKEVKQHHGIGLKSVEHILSKYHGTMEFHYDKQYFQVNVLLYNPVNLLKWKEELI, from the coding sequence ATGGTCAATATACATACCGAGCATATATTATATTTATTATCAAATCTGTTTCGAATCTATGTGGTTTATCGATTCCTTCAGATATTTTTTGACAGGACCTACGTAGATAAACGGATGGAAATAGGTGCATTAGTAATCTATTATTCAATCAACAGTTATGCGTTTATTATATTTAAAAGTCCACTTATTAATCTTTGTTCAAATCTTATATCATTTTTTTTACTAACTTTTCTTTATCAAGGCGAATTATTTACCAGATTGATTTCAACGGCATTAATATATGCTGTTAATATGGTCTTAGACAGCATAGTTTATCTTGTCTTGAAGGGAGTTGGAGGATTTGAAACCGTAGCAATTAACAGTATTCTTTCAAATATATTATTGTACTTGTTTGTATTAGTGCTTGGAAGACTAATGAGTGATAATGAGAATATGGGGCTGCGGACATCTCATTGGACAGCTTTTTTCGCTATACCTGTAGGAAGTATCGTAGTTGTAGTTACGATTTTTCTTGTTGATTTAGCTTTTGTGCCATTACTAATAATTATCAGCTATTTGCTGGGGGTAAATGTACTAAGTTTTTATCTGTATGATATTGTAGTTAAGTATTATTCGAAACAGTATGAGAATGAGCTATTATACAGACAAAATCATGCATATCAGAATGAGTTTGAGCTGATAAGAGAAAGCCAGGAGAACCTAAGCATGTTATGGCATGATATGAAAAATCATAATTACAAAATACGGAGTCTGGTACTAAAAGATAAAAAAGCAGAGGTACTAGATTATCTTAATACCATACTTGAGCATGTGAATCTTCATTCAGAATATGTTTATTCGGGAAACACGGAAGTTGACAGCATACTAAATTATAAGTTACAGGAAGCTAAAAGAGCTGGTACGCTAATAATGGCAAATATTAATATTCCAAATCAGATTAGGATTACTGCATTTGATATTAATGTTATCCTTGGAAATCTCTTGGACAACGCATTAGAAGCACTAAAGTTATGCAAAAAAAAAGAATTGAAACTAGATATTGACTATGAAAGAGGCGTACTGTATCTATCGATATGTAATACCTATACAGGCAAAGTACTAAAGAAGGATGACTATCTGTTAACAACAAAAGAGGTCAAGCAGCATCATGGAATAGGATTAAAAAGTGTGGAACATATACTTTCTAAATACCATGGCACAATGGAATTTCATTACGATAAACAGTATTTTCAGGTGAATGTTTTATTATATAACCCGGTTAACCTCTTGAAGTGGAAAGAAGAACTAATCTAG
- a CDS encoding cyclic lactone autoinducer peptide, with translation MKDQKNVSMKLGKGLAGLALKVTAYQVNTACCWISHQPKLPEGAKKLQKFK, from the coding sequence TTGAAGGACCAGAAGAATGTATCAATGAAGCTAGGTAAGGGTCTGGCTGGGTTGGCATTGAAGGTAACTGCTTACCAAGTCAATACTGCCTGCTGTTGGATATCCCATCAACCAAAGCTGCCAGAGGGTGCTAAAAAGCTGCAAAAGTTCAAATGA
- a CDS encoding accessory gene regulator B family protein, with amino-acid sequence MRVSLAERITNQFIESKLIDAEDSEIYTFGLQQGGYMLLSFITALGIGLSLGMFLQSMIFLLAYIPLRSYAGGYHEKNQLRCYLLSIIMTATVLLTIKFIPWDGFSFLVVAVAAGGIIFFMAPVEDRNKLLSWMEKCVYKRRARYILGVLTVTACLLWRMGSFQSAISIIMALATLGAMLVLGKVRLLLAHKIIGTTN; translated from the coding sequence ATGAGAGTATCTTTAGCAGAACGTATTACAAATCAGTTTATAGAAAGTAAACTGATAGATGCCGAGGACTCTGAAATTTATACCTTTGGCTTGCAGCAAGGTGGTTATATGCTGCTCAGTTTTATAACAGCTTTGGGTATTGGTTTGAGTCTTGGTATGTTCCTACAAAGCATGATTTTTCTGCTTGCTTATATTCCTTTACGCTCTTATGCGGGAGGATATCATGAGAAAAATCAACTAAGGTGTTATTTGCTTTCTATTATTATGACAGCAACAGTACTACTTACAATAAAGTTCATTCCGTGGGATGGCTTTTCTTTTTTAGTAGTCGCTGTGGCAGCAGGTGGCATTATATTTTTTATGGCACCTGTAGAGGATAGAAACAAGCTTTTAAGCTGGATGGAAAAATGTGTTTATAAAAGGCGTGCAAGGTACATATTGGGAGTTTTAACTGTTACTGCCTGCCTTTTATGGAGAATGGGGAGTTTTCAAAGTGCGATAAGTATTATAATGGCATTAGCCACACTTGGGGCTATGCTGGTGCTTGGTAAAGTTAGATTATTACTGGCACACAAAATCATAGGTACGACAAACTAA
- a CDS encoding MFS transporter, protein MNQQSFYSELDQKQKYILKCCFFVFAVNGLYGMSLGSLLPLISEAYELSDTVSGALLSAHQAGNLIAGFLAGALPLYLGRKKSILFLCSFVIMGFFLMIVTGNPVLLITGFLFTGISRGSISNFNNTMVNEVSGSSPAALNFLHSIFAVGALLSPFLVIACTTIAGDNGFRAAAGVIILLCIVSIILFSRIQILDKTVQKKKSVISYAFMKSRYFWISTGIIFFYLCAEATINGWLVTYFINSGIMTREYAQILASLLWVVILAGRLTCVMLGGKVSKQTLLLCTSIGTVVFYILLLSTRDLTLITFAIMGLGFSMAGIYPTTVATVGPTIKQYPMAMGVLLMIGGIGPIIMPSVTGILSDTFGILAGMSALIGAIVLMAVFVALYVVTNRKTAKD, encoded by the coding sequence ATGAATCAGCAGTCATTTTATTCTGAACTTGACCAAAAACAGAAATATATTTTAAAATGCTGTTTCTTTGTATTTGCTGTAAATGGGCTTTACGGCATGAGTCTAGGTTCTTTACTGCCCTTAATCAGCGAAGCTTATGAACTGAGTGATACAGTAAGCGGAGCTTTACTTTCTGCCCACCAGGCCGGTAATTTAATTGCCGGATTCTTGGCCGGTGCCTTACCCCTTTATTTAGGCAGAAAGAAATCCATACTATTTTTATGTAGCTTTGTTATTATGGGTTTTTTCTTAATGATTGTTACCGGCAATCCTGTTTTGTTAATAACCGGATTTTTGTTTACAGGTATCAGCCGGGGAAGTATATCTAATTTTAACAACACTATGGTAAATGAAGTATCCGGCAGCAGTCCGGCGGCATTAAATTTTTTACACAGCATCTTTGCCGTAGGGGCATTACTTTCACCGTTTTTAGTAATAGCCTGTACTACTATTGCTGGAGATAATGGCTTTAGAGCTGCGGCTGGTGTTATTATTTTGCTTTGCATCGTCTCAATTATACTGTTTAGCAGAATTCAGATTTTAGACAAAACCGTCCAAAAGAAAAAATCAGTCATTTCTTATGCATTTATGAAATCAAGATACTTTTGGATAAGCACAGGTATTATCTTCTTTTATCTTTGTGCAGAAGCTACCATCAATGGCTGGCTCGTAACTTATTTTATTAATTCAGGGATTATGACCAGAGAATATGCACAGATTCTTGCTTCTTTACTATGGGTGGTAATACTAGCCGGCAGACTTACCTGCGTTATGCTGGGCGGTAAGGTATCAAAGCAAACGTTGCTTTTGTGTACCAGCATTGGAACTGTAGTTTTTTATATTTTACTTCTCTCTACCAGGGACTTAACTCTGATTACGTTCGCTATTATGGGCCTAGGATTTTCCATGGCGGGAATCTATCCAACAACGGTAGCAACGGTTGGTCCTACCATTAAACAATATCCTATGGCTATGGGTGTACTTCTTATGATAGGCGGTATCGGTCCCATAATTATGCCTTCTGTTACCGGTATTTTATCTGATACTTTTGGTATACTTGCCGGAATGAGTGCACTAATTGGTGCTATTGTACTTATGGCAGTATTTGTAGCACTATATGTAGTGACAAATAGAAAAACTGCTAAAGATTAA
- a CDS encoding AraC family transcriptional regulator: MNTIEKLGYLNHDFKIFHIKDRERREFNFHYHDFNKIIIFLSGKINYSIEGKNYMLNPYDIILVNAGEIHKPSFLDGSVYERIIMYVSTQFLEQYRGEDYDLNSCFNMAKKEHSNVLRIHNMDKSKLYQVCLELEHSFEDNSFARELYQKILFLEFMIHLNRAALSGHVNYLNSDAANPKLLDILEYINEHLAEDITIDTLSEEFYLSRFYLMHFFKEETGYTIGNYITEKRLLLAKGLVQGGCTITEACYKSGFKNYSTFSRAFKKAFHTMPKNAPLLD, translated from the coding sequence ATGAATACTATAGAAAAACTCGGTTATCTGAACCATGACTTTAAAATATTCCATATAAAAGATAGAGAACGCAGAGAGTTTAATTTTCATTACCATGACTTTAATAAGATTATCATTTTTTTAAGTGGTAAAATCAATTACTCCATAGAAGGGAAAAACTATATGTTGAATCCCTATGATATTATTCTTGTAAATGCAGGTGAAATCCATAAACCTTCCTTTCTTGATGGTTCCGTATATGAACGTATCATTATGTATGTTTCTACTCAATTTTTAGAGCAGTACAGGGGTGAGGATTATGATTTGAATTCTTGTTTTAATATGGCAAAAAAGGAACATTCCAATGTACTTCGAATTCATAACATGGATAAAAGCAAACTTTATCAGGTCTGTCTGGAATTGGAACATTCTTTTGAAGATAATTCCTTCGCCAGGGAGCTGTATCAGAAAATACTATTTTTGGAATTTATGATTCATTTAAACCGCGCTGCTCTTTCAGGTCATGTGAATTATTTGAACTCGGATGCTGCGAATCCTAAGCTTTTAGATATACTAGAATACATCAATGAACATTTGGCTGAGGATATCACGATTGATACATTGTCTGAGGAATTTTATCTAAGCCGTTTTTACTTAATGCATTTTTTCAAGGAAGAAACAGGTTATACCATAGGAAATTACATAACAGAAAAAAGACTTTTACTTGCGAAAGGACTTGTACAAGGTGGTTGTACCATTACAGAAGCCTGCTATAAAAGCGGCTTTAAAAATTATTCTACTTTTTCCAGAGCCTTTAAAAAAGCCTTCCATACTATGCCAAAAAATGCACCCTTATTAGATTGA
- the dapA gene encoding 4-hydroxy-tetrahydrodipicolinate synthase, which yields MQLTGVWLPIITPFQDDKIDYKSYKRLIDYYVGKGISGIIPLGTTGEIPTLSDYEFEEMIAKTEEYVEGRLPIYAGVGGNCTTKVINKVKLAEKYKIEGILSVCPYYNRPNQEGIHAHFKSIAEASPLNIIVYNIPYRTGTNIENETIHRLAEYKNIVGLKDSCGDIKQTMSLLLNTPKDFSILTGEDILFYLTLTLGGHGGILASSHLNTETFVDVYEKVKNNDTEAALQIWKQLYEFIPLLFKEPNPAPIKYCLSKLGLIESSELRLPLTQISAELQEKLDRTEVLGKLFV from the coding sequence ATGCAGTTAACAGGAGTCTGGCTACCAATTATAACACCATTTCAAGATGATAAAATAGATTATAAATCATACAAAAGACTGATAGATTATTATGTGGGCAAAGGTATCAGCGGAATAATTCCACTAGGCACAACCGGTGAAATACCTACTTTAAGTGATTATGAATTTGAAGAAATGATAGCAAAAACGGAAGAATATGTGGAGGGAAGACTTCCAATCTATGCTGGCGTCGGAGGGAATTGTACGACCAAAGTTATTAATAAGGTTAAACTGGCAGAAAAATATAAGATTGAAGGTATCTTATCGGTCTGTCCCTATTATAACCGACCAAACCAGGAAGGAATACACGCACATTTTAAATCGATTGCAGAAGCTTCTCCATTAAATATTATAGTTTATAACATACCATACCGTACTGGTACAAATATTGAGAATGAAACCATTCACCGGCTTGCAGAATACAAGAATATAGTTGGACTAAAAGATTCCTGTGGCGACATAAAGCAAACTATGTCTCTCCTTTTAAATACGCCAAAAGATTTTTCAATTCTCACAGGAGAAGACATTCTATTTTATCTGACTTTAACATTAGGTGGACATGGAGGTATTCTGGCTTCTTCCCATCTAAATACAGAGACCTTTGTGGATGTATATGAAAAAGTTAAGAACAACGATACAGAAGCAGCTTTGCAGATATGGAAACAGCTTTATGAATTTATTCCGCTGCTTTTTAAAGAACCAAATCCGGCACCAATCAAATATTGTTTAAGCAAACTGGGACTTATAGAATCCTCAGAGCTTAGACTGCCATTAACACAGATATCAGCAGAATTGCAGGAAAAATTAGACCGTACAGAAGTACTTGGTAAACTATTCGTCTAA
- a CDS encoding D-alanine--D-alanine ligase family protein, which yields MNIVVLAGGLSPERDVSLSSGSMIANSLMASGHRVLLLDVYEGIELEETEYSDLFLGKDDRKEYNYTVPDIEPDLEEIKQKNNNQDAFIGNGVLELCKYADVVFLSLHGSMGENGQLQATFDNFGIKYTGSGYIGSLLAMDKDLTKKLLVQSGIVTADWLLYSANEDSGVVEERIGYPCVVKPVSCGSSIGVSIVKDKEELSAAVQMANRYETEILIEKMIAGREFSIGILDGKALPVIEIIPITGFYDYKNKYQGGLTKEVCPALISEDITKKLQDTAMNVHKILRLGGYSRIDFILDKKEEIYCLEANTLPGMTPTSLLPQEAECAGISYAALCERIAMLALAN from the coding sequence ATGAATATTGTTGTGCTTGCAGGCGGACTCAGTCCGGAAAGAGATGTGTCACTTTCCTCCGGTAGTATGATTGCCAATTCTTTGATGGCTTCTGGACATCGGGTTCTTTTACTGGATGTGTATGAAGGAATAGAATTAGAGGAAACAGAGTATAGTGATTTATTTTTGGGAAAAGATGATAGAAAGGAGTATAATTACACAGTCCCGGACATAGAACCGGATTTGGAAGAAATTAAACAAAAGAATAACAATCAGGATGCATTCATTGGCAATGGAGTTTTAGAACTTTGTAAGTATGCGGATGTGGTATTTTTATCGCTTCACGGCTCGATGGGTGAGAACGGACAGTTACAGGCTACCTTTGACAATTTCGGAATCAAATATACAGGAAGTGGTTATATCGGAAGTCTGTTGGCGATGGATAAGGATTTAACCAAAAAACTGTTGGTGCAATCCGGAATAGTGACTGCTGATTGGTTACTATATAGCGCAAATGAGGATTCTGGGGTGGTAGAAGAGAGAATTGGCTATCCCTGTGTTGTAAAGCCGGTAAGTTGTGGTTCTAGTATCGGCGTATCTATTGTAAAAGACAAAGAAGAACTATCAGCGGCTGTGCAAATGGCAAACAGGTATGAAACGGAAATACTAATTGAAAAAATGATTGCAGGTCGGGAATTCTCTATTGGAATTTTGGATGGGAAAGCTTTACCTGTCATAGAGATTATACCGATAACCGGATTTTATGATTATAAGAACAAGTATCAGGGGGGGCTGACAAAAGAAGTGTGTCCTGCTCTGATTTCAGAGGATATTACTAAAAAACTTCAAGATACAGCTATGAATGTACATAAGATTTTGCGACTAGGCGGGTACTCAAGAATTGATTTTATCTTGGATAAAAAAGAGGAGATTTATTGCCTGGAAGCTAATACATTACCAGGTATGACACCAACCAGTTTACTACCTCAGGAAGCAGAGTGCGCTGGAATATCCTATGCTGCGCTTTGTGAGAGGATAGCAATGCTGGCCTTAGCTAATTAA
- a CDS encoding PPC domain-containing protein, whose protein sequence is MKKKLSLIFGILLMALLLIPNAKVQAEGVAEDLNTGEKVEELTTVIIKTGTDKEYEKQQTYSILVTAEEGSNKAEAVFPMTFTQKGILYCAAAYLDSNPASTYDDFAIYSDEECTKSISYSSYSNTAIIPSKGTYYLKFTATDYNEEKPIDGYYFAFTSKFIGGADRTLTDKAWTVAGNTDTSKPIYYKVTTTKTGSLTIDIESEFSTRITLLNSKKKAISDEAYVYTSDGKASFAVPKGTYYLKVSGSSDTYRIKSTFKAITDNSGTTKAKAKKLTAGKAVNGLVTPGEKAGKVDWYKVTLSKSQTVDITFTGSVSSGEIHLEFYGNGISGSITKYISSVDSDKSFSAQTYDSTKLPKGTYYIKVTKKTKNTSGSYTLKFN, encoded by the coding sequence ATGAAGAAAAAACTCAGTTTAATTTTTGGTATCCTGCTTATGGCATTACTATTGATACCAAACGCAAAAGTACAGGCAGAAGGAGTTGCCGAAGATTTAAATACGGGAGAAAAGGTAGAAGAATTAACAACCGTAATTATAAAGACTGGAACTGATAAGGAGTATGAAAAGCAACAAACTTACAGTATACTTGTGACCGCAGAAGAAGGCAGTAACAAGGCAGAGGCTGTATTTCCCATGACCTTTACCCAAAAGGGTATTCTTTACTGTGCTGCCGCATATCTAGATAGCAACCCAGCTTCCACTTATGATGATTTTGCCATCTATTCCGATGAAGAATGTACAAAGTCCATCAGTTATTCTTCCTACAGCAATACAGCAATCATTCCAAGTAAAGGTACCTATTATCTTAAGTTTACTGCAACTGATTATAATGAAGAAAAACCGATTGATGGTTACTACTTTGCATTTACTTCAAAATTTATTGGCGGTGCTGACAGAACACTTACTGATAAAGCTTGGACCGTTGCCGGTAACACTGATACCAGTAAGCCAATATATTATAAAGTGACCACTACTAAAACCGGAAGTTTAACGATTGACATTGAATCGGAATTTTCTACAAGAATTACTCTATTGAACAGTAAAAAGAAAGCAATCTCTGATGAGGCTTATGTTTATACTTCTGATGGCAAAGCATCCTTTGCTGTACCAAAAGGTACTTACTATTTAAAGGTATCTGGAAGTTCTGATACGTACCGCATTAAATCCACTTTTAAAGCAATTACAGACAACAGTGGTACAACAAAAGCCAAAGCTAAAAAGCTTACTGCTGGTAAAGCAGTAAATGGCTTAGTAACTCCAGGTGAAAAGGCAGGTAAAGTTGATTGGTATAAGGTTACTTTAAGCAAATCTCAGACTGTTGATATTACTTTCACAGGCAGTGTTTCCTCTGGTGAGATACATTTAGAGTTCTATGGAAATGGTATTAGTGGATCTATCACAAAATATATCAGCAGTGTAGATTCTGATAAATCATTTTCTGCTCAAACCTATGATTCAACAAAATTACCAAAGGGTACATATTATATAAAAGTTACGAAAAAAACAAAAAACACCTCTGGTTCCTACACCTTAAAATTTAATTAA
- a CDS encoding DeoR/GlpR family DNA-binding transcription regulator, with amino-acid sequence MLTESRLNEIVRLVDEKKSMTVLELTKELQISESTIRRDLTILQKKGLIKKVHGGATTLDLGYMAKDDEVSFRSDLNREDKICIAKYAAGLLQDNDFVYLDAGTTTELLIDYIEEKNAVFVTNGIVHGKKLAQRGFKVYMLGGELKASTEAVVGADTIAVLNKYHFTKGFFGTNGVSIATGFTTPDVNEAAVKRKALEQTKDKYILCDASKFNKISPVCFWNYEAATIITNGLTDKIYLEQRNVIELEK; translated from the coding sequence ATGCTTACAGAATCTAGATTAAATGAAATCGTAAGACTAGTGGATGAGAAAAAAAGTATGACTGTACTTGAGCTGACAAAAGAGCTGCAAATATCAGAATCTACCATTAGAAGAGACTTAACAATACTCCAAAAAAAAGGATTGATAAAAAAAGTACATGGCGGTGCTACAACATTGGATCTTGGCTATATGGCAAAGGATGATGAAGTGTCTTTCAGGTCAGACTTAAACAGGGAAGATAAAATATGTATTGCAAAGTATGCAGCAGGTCTGCTGCAGGATAATGATTTTGTATATTTAGACGCAGGTACTACGACAGAATTGCTGATTGATTATATTGAGGAAAAGAATGCGGTTTTTGTTACAAATGGAATTGTTCATGGAAAAAAGCTTGCACAACGCGGCTTTAAGGTATACATGTTAGGTGGTGAACTTAAGGCATCAACAGAAGCCGTAGTTGGGGCAGATACCATAGCCGTGTTGAATAAATATCATTTTACGAAAGGGTTTTTCGGTACCAATGGAGTAAGTATAGCCACAGGCTTTACAACGCCGGATGTTAATGAAGCTGCTGTAAAAAGAAAGGCTTTGGAACAGACGAAGGATAAATATATTTTGTGCGATGCTTCCAAATTCAATAAAATTTCACCTGTTTGCTTTTGGAATTATGAAGCTGCGACCATTATAACCAATGGTTTGACAGATAAAATTTATCTGGAGCAGCGAAATGTCATAGAGTTAGAAAAGTAA
- the pfkB gene encoding 1-phosphofructokinase, with protein sequence MIYTVTFNPSLDYIVQVEAFQTGRVNRTSSEQLLPGGKGINVSIVLKNLGIETTALGFLAGFTGKEIEERIREYGCRTDFTWLLKGHSRINLKLKSAIESEINGQGPDISEEALMNLYEKLSRLTDEDMLVLAGSIPASLPSSIYQQIMSRLTKKNLKIIVDASGDLLLQVLKYHPFLIKPNNHELSELFDIPLTKEEDYIACGLKLQEKGAKNVLISLAGAGAILITEQGEVIKSKAPKGKVVNSVGAGDSMVAGFITGYLETGNYGHALKMGIAAGSSSAFSSQLATKAEVTAMLEKMENKVV encoded by the coding sequence ATGATATATACTGTTACATTTAACCCGTCACTGGATTATATCGTGCAGGTGGAAGCGTTTCAGACCGGAAGAGTTAACAGAACAAGTTCAGAACAGCTTCTTCCCGGAGGAAAAGGAATCAATGTCTCAATTGTGCTAAAAAATCTCGGAATAGAAACTACAGCGTTAGGTTTTCTAGCAGGATTTACAGGGAAGGAAATTGAAGAAAGAATAAGAGAATACGGTTGTAGGACAGATTTTACGTGGCTTTTGAAGGGGCATTCCAGAATCAATCTTAAGCTAAAATCAGCAATAGAGAGTGAAATCAACGGACAGGGGCCAGATATTTCAGAAGAAGCTTTAATGAATCTGTATGAAAAGCTTTCAAGACTGACCGATGAGGACATGCTGGTTCTGGCAGGAAGTATACCCGCCTCCTTGCCAAGTTCTATTTATCAGCAGATTATGTCGAGGCTGACTAAAAAAAATTTGAAAATAATAGTAGATGCATCCGGTGATTTATTGCTACAGGTATTAAAATATCATCCTTTCCTGATTAAACCAAATAATCATGAGCTTTCTGAATTATTTGATATTCCCCTGACAAAAGAAGAGGACTATATAGCCTGTGGCTTAAAGTTACAGGAGAAAGGAGCAAAAAATGTGCTGATATCCTTAGCCGGTGCAGGGGCAATCTTGATTACCGAACAGGGTGAAGTGATAAAAAGCAAAGCACCAAAAGGTAAGGTTGTTAATTCAGTGGGGGCGGGAGATTCTATGGTAGCAGGATTTATAACAGGTTACTTGGAAACCGGTAATTATGGGCATGCATTGAAAATGGGAATTGCTGCAGGCAGTTCAAGTGCATTTTCAAGCCAATTAGCTACGAAGGCAGAGGTTACTGCTATGTTAGAAAAGATGGAAAACAAAGTGGTATAG